A window of Primulina huaijiensis isolate GDHJ02 chromosome 9, ASM1229523v2, whole genome shotgun sequence contains these coding sequences:
- the LOC140985216 gene encoding phylloplanin-like, giving the protein MALKALALINILVVGCVVPMVQGQLLGLLGLLRIQGILYCTANGNIGVNGTTTPVFPNALVQLQCGGNVVSTATTNRSGIFSILLDPLNFILSTLLSGCKLVVNTPLASCDANLPSIGSLQSTLQFIGNALFGLLNVGNIIPSGFQFNANLN; this is encoded by the exons ATGGCCTTGAAAGCCCTTGCTTTGATTAACATTTTGGTTGTTGGTTGTGTTGTGCCAATGGTTCAAGGACAACTTCTTGGACTACTTGGTTTGCTTAGGATCCAAGGAATTTTGTACTGCACTGCTAATGGCAACATAGGAGTTAATGGCACAACCACACCTGTTTTCCCCA ATGCTTTGGTGCAATTGCAATGTGGTGGAAATGTGGTTTCCACAGCTACGACGAATCGCTCTGGGATATTCTCTATACTGTTAGATCCACTGAACTTCATCCTTTCCACGCTTCTTTCTGGCTGCAAGCTCGTCGTTAACACGCCATTGGCATCGTGCGATGCGAATTTACCATCCATTGGCTCGTTGCAATCAACCTTACAGTTCATTGGCAATGCGCTTTTCGGGCTGTTGAACGTAGGAAATATCATCCCTTCTGGTTTTCAGTTCAACGCTAATTTGAACTAA